A region from the Variovorax sp. V93 genome encodes:
- a CDS encoding DUF2829 domain-containing protein yields the protein MSVSREMPKYQCHKRVYALKIAEILPSPNPDSSGRNGASSYGALIVPADPHYGAIEVDAAYMTRNNPKEGGYYVVYDDGYTSFSPAKAFEAGYSPVIDSHLLGFGAALGLLKAGAKVARLGWNGKGQFAYMVPAASYPAQTGAAKAHFGDGAMVPYNAYLALKTVDDRVSTWAPSVSDCLAEDWVVVPD from the coding sequence ATGTCTGTTTCTCGTGAAATGCCGAAGTACCAGTGCCACAAGCGCGTGTACGCGCTGAAGATTGCCGAGATCCTGCCCAGCCCGAACCCCGACTCCAGCGGCAGGAACGGGGCGAGCTCGTATGGCGCGCTCATCGTGCCTGCGGACCCGCACTACGGCGCCATCGAGGTCGATGCCGCCTACATGACTAGGAACAACCCAAAGGAGGGCGGCTACTACGTCGTCTACGACGACGGCTACACCTCCTTCTCGCCGGCGAAGGCCTTCGAAGCGGGCTACTCGCCCGTCATTGATAGCCACCTGCTGGGCTTCGGCGCAGCGCTGGGCCTCCTGAAGGCTGGCGCCAAGGTTGCACGCCTCGGCTGGAACGGCAAGGGCCAGTTCGCGTACATGGTGCCGGCCGCCTCATACCCGGCGCAGACCGGTGCCGCCAAGGCGCACTTCGGTGACGGGGCCATGGTTCCCTACAACGCCTACCTGGCCCTGAAGACGGTCGATGACCGCGTCAGCACCTGGGCGCCCAGCGTGAGCGACTGCCTCGCTGAGGACTGGGTCGTCGTGCCCGACTGA
- a CDS encoding DUF6682 family protein, whose amino-acid sequence MDVEQFIARFRLVLDDKANAVGGGSGDTLWSDEEIVEYLTEAVNEVAERALLIEDHTTPAVCSITLLAGVGEYALHPSVIRIKRLTWNGRPLDVTSTEELDNEHLAWETLAGRPCRYVHSGSDTLRLYRIPRAEDIAVAPTLALTVYRTPLAPYSVDDLAEVPELKTLYHDRLMQWMYRCAYLKKDTETFDPNAAAKHEAAFTASFGQRPDANVQRKRRDKRPPVVRMRF is encoded by the coding sequence ATGGACGTCGAGCAGTTCATCGCCAGGTTCCGTCTCGTCCTCGACGACAAGGCCAACGCCGTCGGCGGGGGCAGCGGGGACACGTTGTGGTCCGACGAGGAGATCGTCGAGTACCTGACGGAGGCGGTGAACGAGGTGGCCGAGCGTGCGCTGCTGATCGAGGATCACACCACGCCGGCCGTCTGCTCCATCACCCTGCTGGCGGGTGTCGGCGAATACGCACTGCACCCCTCGGTGATCCGCATCAAGCGCCTGACCTGGAACGGCCGGCCGCTCGACGTCACCAGCACTGAAGAGCTCGACAATGAGCACCTGGCCTGGGAGACACTGGCCGGGCGGCCCTGCCGCTACGTGCACTCGGGCTCCGACACCCTGCGCCTGTACCGCATCCCGCGCGCCGAGGACATCGCGGTCGCGCCGACCCTGGCCCTCACCGTCTACCGCACGCCGCTGGCACCGTACAGCGTCGACGACCTCGCCGAAGTGCCCGAGCTGAAGACGCTCTACCACGACCGCCTGATGCAGTGGATGTACCGCTGCGCCTACCTCAAGAAGGACACCGAGACCTTCGACCCGAATGCCGCGGCCAAGCACGAAGCAGCCTTCACGGCCAGCTTCGGCCAGCGCCCCGATGCCAACGTGCAGCGCAAGCGCCGCGACAAGCGGCCGCCTGTGGTGCGCATGAGGTTCTGA
- a CDS encoding genomic island protein, whose amino-acid sequence MASAVYPSKNTPEPRGDAIARENWYRYLYGRDQGHLEYMAQAQKCEGMYLGGGEQWSEDDKAILREEGRPFYEFNEIMPSINSAIGYQIHNRMDIAFKPRGNKGDLQTAGILSKVAMQIADQAKLHWKETQVFGDGVIQQRGYFNLRMNFDTNMKGDIEVETLDPLDVVPDPDAKSYDPDSWGDVIITRWLTLDEIEQLYGKDARAKAEASGDDGSDWGEMDDETRRNRFGDRLRSSSGTFDAYNTLEGKLLRRYRIVDRQKWVYENTKCMVFPDTGDIEAIDDMTADQIAAATEKGAIKASRMRRRIKWTVSTYCALLFDQYSPHQHFSVVPYFAYFRRGKTRGMVDNAIGPQEALNKGVSQFVAIVNTAANSGWITEEDSITNLEEGELESRGGQTGLHIEFKKGSTAPKKIEPNQVPTGIDRLIDRASQALKDVTVPDAMRGGAQGPEVSGVAIQSKQFASQQQLAVPLDNLTHTRALLAVRLYKMIQRYYDSHRIFRITETDEFGNEKEEVLEINKPMPDGSYFNDITIGEYDVVVSEQPMQITFNNSQFTQAMEMKKAGIAIPDQIAVRYSNLQDKQEIIEGMSAAKAPPVDPVAEAKAKLALAQATKTDAETVESKGRTMYSAIQTAQVIAATPETSALADALLGSQGFQDMDAGPLVPEAAPGLPTAPEGLIPNNTDPLTPASPELGVNRGIETPEADGVRRNPMAEMPA is encoded by the coding sequence ATGGCCTCTGCTGTCTACCCCTCGAAGAATACCCCTGAGCCACGGGGCGACGCCATCGCGCGCGAAAACTGGTATCGCTACCTCTATGGCCGCGACCAGGGCCACCTCGAATACATGGCGCAGGCGCAGAAGTGTGAGGGCATGTACCTCGGCGGCGGCGAGCAGTGGAGCGAAGACGACAAGGCCATCCTGCGCGAGGAGGGCCGGCCGTTCTACGAGTTCAACGAGATCATGCCGAGCATCAACAGTGCCATCGGCTACCAGATCCACAACCGCATGGACATCGCCTTCAAGCCGCGCGGCAACAAGGGCGACTTGCAGACGGCCGGCATCCTGTCCAAGGTGGCAATGCAGATCGCCGACCAGGCCAAGTTGCACTGGAAGGAAACGCAGGTCTTCGGCGACGGCGTGATCCAGCAGCGGGGGTACTTCAACCTCCGCATGAACTTCGACACCAACATGAAGGGAGACATCGAGGTCGAGACGCTCGACCCGCTGGACGTGGTGCCGGATCCGGATGCCAAGTCCTACGACCCTGACTCGTGGGGCGACGTCATCATCACCCGCTGGCTGACCCTCGACGAGATCGAGCAGCTCTACGGCAAGGACGCCCGGGCCAAGGCTGAGGCCTCCGGAGACGATGGCTCCGACTGGGGCGAGATGGACGACGAGACGCGGCGCAACCGCTTCGGCGACCGCCTGCGCAGCAGCAGCGGCACCTTCGACGCCTACAACACGCTCGAGGGCAAGCTGCTGCGCCGGTACCGCATCGTCGACCGGCAGAAGTGGGTCTACGAGAACACGAAGTGCATGGTGTTCCCGGACACCGGCGACATCGAAGCCATCGACGACATGACCGCGGACCAGATCGCGGCCGCCACCGAGAAGGGCGCCATCAAGGCCAGCCGCATGCGCCGGCGCATCAAGTGGACCGTCAGCACCTACTGCGCGCTCCTGTTCGACCAGTACAGCCCGCACCAGCACTTCTCGGTGGTGCCGTACTTCGCCTACTTCCGCCGCGGCAAGACGCGGGGCATGGTGGACAACGCCATTGGCCCGCAGGAGGCACTCAACAAGGGCGTGAGCCAATTCGTGGCCATCGTGAACACGGCGGCCAACAGCGGCTGGATCACCGAGGAAGACTCCATCACCAACTTGGAAGAGGGCGAGCTGGAGAGCCGGGGTGGACAGACGGGCCTCCACATCGAATTCAAGAAGGGTTCGACCGCGCCCAAGAAGATCGAACCGAACCAAGTGCCCACGGGCATCGACCGCCTGATCGACCGCGCATCTCAGGCGCTCAAGGACGTGACTGTGCCCGACGCGATGCGCGGGGGCGCCCAGGGCCCCGAGGTTTCGGGCGTGGCCATCCAGTCCAAGCAGTTCGCCAGCCAGCAGCAGCTCGCGGTGCCGCTCGACAACTTGACCCACACCCGCGCGCTGCTGGCCGTGCGCCTCTACAAGATGATCCAGCGGTACTACGACAGCCATCGCATCTTCCGCATCACCGAGACCGATGAGTTCGGCAACGAGAAGGAGGAGGTGCTGGAGATCAACAAGCCGATGCCTGACGGCAGCTACTTCAATGACATCACGATCGGCGAATACGACGTGGTGGTCAGCGAGCAGCCGATGCAGATCACCTTCAACAACAGCCAGTTCACGCAGGCGATGGAAATGAAGAAGGCCGGCATTGCGATCCCAGACCAGATCGCGGTGCGGTACTCCAACCTGCAGGACAAGCAGGAAATCATCGAAGGCATGTCGGCCGCCAAGGCGCCGCCCGTCGACCCGGTGGCCGAGGCCAAAGCCAAGCTCGCCCTTGCGCAAGCCACGAAGACCGACGCTGAGACGGTCGAGTCGAAGGGCCGCACGATGTACAGCGCGATCCAGACGGCCCAGGTCATCGCCGCCACGCCGGAGACCAGCGCGCTCGCCGATGCGTTACTGGGCTCCCAGGGGTTCCAGGACATGGACGCCGGGCCGCTGGTGCCCGAAGCCGCGCCTGGCCTGCCCACGGCGCCGGAGGGCCTGATCCCGAACAACACCGACCCGCTCACGCCGGCCAGCCCTGAGCTCGGCGTGAACCGCGGCATCGAGACGCCGGAGGCCGACGGCGTGCGGCGCAACCCGATGGCCGAGATGCCCGCCTGA
- a CDS encoding N4-gp56 family major capsid protein has translation MAATNFAALTPQQKIVWSRDVWQAARDQMFIKRFLGSGENSVIQRITELTKTEKGEQVLMHLVADLVEDGGVGDNEREGNEEEMKSYSQVLNIDLINHGVRNKGKLADQKTVINFREMGKSRLSYWLANRVDQLALLTMSGISYAFMNNGAPRVGSAFPTLSFAADVSAPTAKRALMWDGTALATSNTGSITTAFTVSYKMIVDLIAYAKENYVKPLMSEGKEYYVLFVQPGTLAQLKKDPDYQRAVVGVATKSGLESPWFTGATITVDGAVIHEHRLVYNTKGAASGSKWGAGGLVNGTRTLLCGAQALGMADIGVPEWDEKSFQYGSQQGINVDKMFGLLKPKFYSIYAKTVEDFGIVTVDHYLQ, from the coding sequence ATGGCTGCAACCAATTTCGCGGCACTCACGCCGCAACAGAAGATCGTCTGGTCCCGCGACGTGTGGCAAGCCGCACGCGACCAGATGTTCATCAAGCGCTTCCTGGGCAGCGGCGAAAACTCCGTGATCCAGCGCATCACCGAGCTGACCAAGACCGAGAAGGGCGAGCAGGTGCTCATGCACCTGGTGGCCGACCTGGTCGAAGACGGTGGTGTCGGCGACAACGAGCGCGAAGGCAACGAAGAAGAGATGAAGAGCTACAGCCAGGTGCTCAACATCGACCTGATCAACCACGGCGTGCGCAACAAGGGCAAGCTGGCCGACCAGAAGACGGTCATCAACTTCCGCGAGATGGGCAAGAGCCGCCTGAGCTACTGGCTGGCCAACCGTGTCGACCAGCTGGCGCTGCTGACCATGTCGGGCATCTCGTATGCCTTCATGAACAACGGTGCCCCGCGCGTGGGCTCGGCCTTCCCGACGCTGTCTTTCGCAGCTGACGTGTCGGCTCCCACGGCCAAGCGCGCCCTGATGTGGGACGGCACGGCGCTGGCGACCTCGAACACGGGTTCGATCACCACCGCCTTCACGGTCAGCTACAAGATGATCGTGGACCTCATCGCCTACGCGAAGGAGAACTACGTCAAGCCGCTGATGTCCGAGGGCAAGGAGTACTACGTGCTCTTCGTCCAGCCGGGCACTCTGGCGCAGCTGAAGAAGGATCCGGACTACCAGCGTGCGGTGGTGGGCGTGGCCACGAAGTCGGGTCTCGAAAGCCCGTGGTTCACCGGCGCGACGATCACCGTCGACGGCGCCGTGATCCACGAGCACCGCCTGGTCTACAACACCAAGGGCGCAGCCTCGGGCTCGAAGTGGGGCGCCGGCGGCCTTGTGAACGGCACCCGCACGCTGCTGTGCGGTGCGCAAGCACTGGGCATGGCCGACATCGGTGTGCCGGAATGGGACGAGAAGTCCTTCCAGTACGGCAGCCAGCAGGGCATCAACGTCGACAAGATGTTCGGCCTGCTCAAGCCGAAGTTCTATTCGATCTACGCCAAGACGGTCGAAGACTTCGGCATCGTCACCGTCGACCACTACCTGCAATAA
- a CDS encoding phage protein NinX family protein translates to MKVSELTGAQLDYWVAKVEGFMRPRIEGGVCVVDQPDGHPMNPSTDWAHGGPIIERQKIMVTWNADHWISGANDATDNPNSRIRSGRTALIAAMRAHVASEFGDEVPD, encoded by the coding sequence ATGAAAGTCTCAGAACTCACTGGCGCGCAGCTCGACTACTGGGTGGCCAAGGTCGAGGGCTTCATGCGCCCGCGCATCGAGGGGGGCGTCTGCGTTGTTGACCAGCCAGACGGCCACCCCATGAATCCATCGACGGACTGGGCTCACGGCGGCCCGATCATCGAGCGCCAGAAGATCATGGTCACCTGGAACGCGGATCATTGGATCTCGGGCGCCAACGACGCTACCGACAACCCCAACAGCCGCATCCGGTCTGGGCGCACGGCATTGATCGCTGCGATGCGTGCCCACGTGGCATCGGAGTTCGGCGATGAGGTGCCAGATTGA
- a CDS encoding lysozyme: MNPVLRNRLIVAGTAGTLAIAAVLRDWYEGTGPTIKDKAGEVVYFIPYKDPVGIWTVCHGVTGPSVIPAKRYTAAECQVLDAEHLAKAEAAARRYIKNFDQFNQWQQAALIDWFYNLGVNEKTINSTLRAKFNRGDIAGGCDELSRWVNGRVKGQLVALPGLVDRRGTTEELCLDWK, encoded by the coding sequence ATGAACCCTGTGCTGCGCAACCGCCTGATCGTCGCTGGCACCGCCGGCACGCTTGCCATCGCGGCTGTGCTGCGCGACTGGTACGAGGGCACGGGGCCGACGATCAAGGACAAGGCGGGCGAGGTGGTGTATTTCATCCCCTACAAGGATCCTGTCGGCATCTGGACCGTCTGCCATGGCGTCACCGGGCCGAGCGTGATCCCTGCGAAGCGCTACACGGCCGCCGAGTGCCAGGTGCTCGATGCCGAACACCTGGCCAAGGCCGAAGCGGCCGCGCGCCGCTACATCAAGAACTTCGACCAGTTCAACCAGTGGCAGCAGGCCGCGCTCATCGACTGGTTCTACAACCTGGGCGTGAACGAGAAGACGATCAACTCGACTTTGCGCGCGAAGTTCAACCGGGGCGACATTGCCGGCGGCTGCGATGAGTTGTCCCGCTGGGTGAATGGCCGCGTGAAGGGGCAACTCGTCGCGCTACCTGGTCTTGTCGACCGCCGCGGGACCACTGAGGAGCTGTGCCTGGACTGGAAATAG
- a CDS encoding terminase family protein has translation MKLPDVGEDILWKPAPKQAMLLSAIDLEVLYGGAAGAGKSDCLLIDALGLQQRAIDNRNYQAILFRRTFPDLRDLIDRSQDLYPAFGGKYDKTSHIWTFPSGARVEFGHMQYDSDRFKYRGRAFQYIGWDELTLFPTDIPYRYMLSRLRSKDPAITCYVRATTNPDGPGFRWVKEYFRIQTEGTSTRFKVSVTDPETGEVHEHGRRFISARLSDNPHLADSGYRQTLLLLSAEEQRALLMGRWETPNIRGAYYAEQMEAARLEGRIRKIPRLPHVPVNTFWDLGWNDTTAVWFHQRVGMEHRFIDYMEASGKDLQFFAAEIQGRSYTYARHYLPHDADNKTLASGGKSVRMLLQGLLPAHRFEVVPRTDSLVSAINQTRAVIPSCYFDEDRTANGIAGLEAYRREWDEKLGDFKQEPLHDWASNPADAFRQFAQGYREIYKGGKKPTSWRDRLKTHAARNRSAQAA, from the coding sequence GTGAAGCTGCCCGACGTCGGCGAAGACATCCTGTGGAAGCCTGCCCCCAAGCAGGCCATGCTGCTGTCGGCCATCGACCTCGAGGTGCTGTACGGCGGTGCCGCGGGCGCCGGCAAGTCCGACTGCCTGCTGATCGATGCCCTGGGCCTGCAGCAGCGGGCCATCGACAACCGGAACTACCAGGCCATCCTGTTCCGGCGCACGTTCCCCGACCTCCGGGACTTGATTGACCGGTCGCAGGACCTGTACCCGGCCTTCGGCGGCAAATACGACAAGACCAGCCACATCTGGACCTTCCCGAGCGGCGCGCGCGTCGAGTTCGGGCACATGCAGTACGACAGCGACCGCTTCAAATACCGCGGCCGGGCCTTCCAGTACATCGGCTGGGACGAGCTGACGCTGTTCCCGACGGACATCCCGTACCGGTACATGCTGTCGCGCCTGCGGTCGAAGGACCCGGCCATCACCTGCTACGTGCGGGCGACGACGAACCCCGACGGGCCCGGCTTCCGCTGGGTCAAGGAGTACTTCCGGATCCAGACCGAGGGAACGTCGACGCGCTTCAAGGTCTCGGTGACCGACCCCGAGACCGGCGAGGTGCACGAGCACGGCCGCCGCTTCATCTCGGCGCGCCTTAGCGACAATCCCCACCTGGCGGACAGCGGCTACCGGCAGACCCTGCTGCTGCTGTCGGCCGAGGAACAGCGTGCGCTGCTGATGGGCCGCTGGGAGACGCCGAACATCCGCGGCGCCTACTACGCCGAGCAGATGGAAGCCGCGCGCCTCGAGGGACGCATCCGCAAAATCCCGCGGCTGCCGCACGTGCCCGTGAACACCTTCTGGGACCTGGGCTGGAACGACACCACCGCCGTGTGGTTCCACCAGCGCGTGGGCATGGAGCACCGCTTCATCGACTACATGGAAGCCAGCGGCAAGGACCTGCAGTTCTTCGCCGCCGAGATCCAGGGCCGCAGCTACACCTACGCGCGCCACTACCTGCCGCACGACGCCGACAACAAGACCCTGGCCAGCGGCGGCAAGAGCGTCCGCATGCTGCTGCAGGGCCTCCTGCCGGCCCATCGCTTCGAGGTGGTGCCGCGCACCGACAGCCTGGTCTCAGCCATCAACCAGACCCGCGCCGTCATCCCGTCCTGCTACTTCGACGAAGACCGCACCGCCAACGGCATCGCTGGCCTGGAAGCCTACCGCCGCGAATGGGACGAGAAGCTCGGCGACTTCAAGCAGGAGCCGCTGCACGACTGGGCTTCCAACCCCGCCGACGCCTTCCGGCAGTTCGCGCAGGGCTACCGCGAAATCTACAAGGGCGGCAAGAAGCCGACCAGCTGGCGCGACCGGCTGAAGACGCACGCCGCCCGCAACCGATCGGCGCAAGCCGCATAA
- a CDS encoding YfbU family protein has product MKLTTPEKLILSMLAQLHLKLDIEPETAKLISSAIHTDNTWALTWELSGIPQDKREADPPEVKEVANYLDMWSFVEAAMKKLDAAAKKEVEDSCHGRTTFPGFDGNNESRHYSIANFLIKEMGRWTEFAKRDLNSHHATLDRAERMYKVFEPMRAKLELNTLSKAQLIAILGA; this is encoded by the coding sequence ATGAAACTGACCACCCCGGAAAAGCTGATTCTGTCGATGCTGGCCCAGCTGCATCTAAAACTCGACATCGAACCAGAAACTGCCAAGCTCATCAGTTCGGCGATTCACACCGACAACACCTGGGCTCTGACCTGGGAACTCTCAGGCATACCTCAAGATAAGCGCGAAGCAGATCCGCCTGAGGTGAAAGAGGTGGCGAACTACCTGGACATGTGGTCGTTCGTTGAGGCAGCGATGAAGAAGTTGGACGCGGCTGCGAAGAAAGAAGTTGAGGACAGCTGCCATGGACGAACGACGTTCCCGGGCTTTGACGGCAACAACGAGTCGCGACACTACAGCATCGCAAACTTTCTGATTAAGGAAATGGGCCGTTGGACAGAGTTTGCCAAGCGTGACTTGAATTCGCACCACGCCACTCTCGATCGGGCCGAGCGCATGTACAAGGTGTTCGAGCCAATGCGCGCGAAGCTTGAACTCAACACGCTGTCAAAAGCCCAACTGATCGCAATTCTCGGCGCCTAG